One part of the Lotus japonicus ecotype B-129 chromosome 2, LjGifu_v1.2 genome encodes these proteins:
- the LOC130735224 gene encoding uncharacterized protein LOC130735224 yields the protein MPIKEQKPKKESKSNQMGDALAAWTEASKVRAVINFARAEKLMAKNVENTPDYSMAKCMTVLGEIEDISDDLFAKAIENFEKLVWRETFLTMPSDRRKGWLVKL from the coding sequence ATGCCTATAAAAGAGCAAAAACCCAAGAAAGAGTCTAAATCAAATCAAATGGGAGATGCACTTGcagcatggactgaagcgtctAAGGTGAGGGCAGTGATTAATTTTGCTAGAGCTGAGAAACTTATGGCTAAGAATGTGGAGAATACTCCTGACTATTCTATGGCCAAGTGTATGACTGTTCTTGGAGAGATTGAAGATATTTCAGATGATCTTTTTGCAAAAGCCATAGAAAATTTTGAGAAGCTTGTGTGGAGAGAAACATTTCTTACCATGCCTAGTGATAGGAGAAAGGGATGGCTAGTTAAACTTTAA